The following are encoded together in the Hemicordylus capensis ecotype Gifberg chromosome 4, rHemCap1.1.pri, whole genome shotgun sequence genome:
- the MAF1 gene encoding repressor of RNA polymerase III transcription MAF1 homolog: MKLLENSSFEAINSQLTVETGDAHIIGRIESYSCKMAGDDKHLFKQFCQEGQPHVLEALSPPQTTGISPSRLSKSQSGDEEGPLSDKCSRKTLFYLIATLNESFRPDYDFSAAKSHEFSREPSLNWVVNAVNCSLFSAVREDFTALKPHLWDAVDQEICLSECDIYSYNPDLDSDPFGEEGSLWSFNYFFYNKRLKRIVFFTCRSISGSMYPRPEAGNELEMDLSEDDAEETADACEKDGGSIEEDRRQVICM, translated from the exons ATGAAGCTGTTGGAAAACTCCAGTTTTGAAGCCATAAACTCCCAGCTGACAGTGGAGACGGGCGATGCACACATCATTGGCag GATCGAGAGCTACTCGTGCAAGATGGCCGGGGACGACAAGCACCTCTTCAAGCAGTTCTGCCAGGAGGGCCAGCCCCACGTCCTCGAGGCCCTGTCGCCGCCCCAGACCACAGGCATCAGCCCCAGCAG GCTCAGCAAGAGTCAGAGTGGCGACGAGGAGGGGCCCCTCAGCGACAAGTGCAGCCGCAAGACCCTCTTCTACCTGATTGCCACCCTCAACGAGTCCTTCCGGCCGGACTACGACTTCAGCGCTGCCAAGAGCCACGAGTTCAGCCGGGAGCCGAGTCTCAACTGG GTGGTGAATGCCGTGAACTGCAGCCTCTTCTCTGCCGTGCGGGAGGACTTCACTGCTCTGAAGCCCCACCTCTGGGACGCCGTGGACCAGGAGATCTGCCTCTCGGAGTGCGACATCTACAG ctacaaCCCAGACCTGGACTCGGACCCCTTTGGAGAAGAGGGCAGCCTCTGGTCCTTCAACTACTTCTTCTACAACAAGCGGCTGAAGCGGATCGTCTTCTTCACCTGTCGCTCCATCAG TGGCTCCATGTACCCTCGCCCCGAGGCTGGAAATGAGCTGGAGATGGACCTGAGTGAGGATGACGCGGAGGAGACGGCAGACGCCTGTGAGAAGGACGGGGGCAGCATTGAGGAGGACAG gagacaagtgatctgcatgtga